The Populus alba chromosome 6, ASM523922v2, whole genome shotgun sequence genome contains a region encoding:
- the LOC118053201 gene encoding calcium-dependent protein kinase 32, with product MGNCCVTPSGNPEKTKHKKKHNRFALDYGLHDGGHKLIVLKDPTGKELEQRYELGTELGRGEFGITYLCTDKETGKNFACKCISKKKLKTDIDIEDVRREVEIMKRMPQHINLVTLKDTYEDDNAVHLVMELCEGGELFDRIVARGHYTERAAAGVTKTIVEVVQICHEHGVMHRDLKPENFLFGNKKENAPLKAIDFGLSVFFKPGEKFTEIVGSPYYMAPEVLKRNYGQEVDVWSAGVILYILLCGVPPFWAETEQGVAQAIIRSVIDFKRDPWPKVSDNAKDLVRKMLDPDPKCRLTAQQVLDHPWLQNAKKAPNVSLGETVRSKLKQFSIMNKLKKRAMRVIAEHLSVEEAAGIKEGFQLMDTGNKGKINIDELRVGLQKLGHQVLESDLQILMEVGDIDRDGYLDYGEFVAITVHLKKMGNDEHLHQAFKFFDQNQSGYIEIDELRSALADEVDGSNEEVINAIMNDVDTDKDGKISYEEFTTMMKAGTDWRKASRQYSRERFNSLSLKLMRDGSLKLANEGR from the exons atgGGTAATTGTTGTGTAACACCATCAGGAAACCCTGAGAAAACGAAGCACAAGAAGAAACATAACCGATTTGCCTTAGATTATGGGCTCCATGATGGAGGCCACAAGCTGATTGTGTTAAAAGACCCCACAGGAAAAGAACTTGAGCAAAGATATGAACTTGGTACAGAACTAGGCAGGGGTGAATTTGGAATCACATATTTGTGTACCGATAAGGAGACCGGTAAGAATTTTGCTTGCAAATGTATCTCTAAAAAGAAGTTAAAGACAGATATTGATATAGAGGATGTAAGGAGAGAAGTGGAGATCATGAAACGTATGCCTCAGCATATTAATCTTGTCACCTTAAAGGATACTTATGAGGATGATAATGCAGTTCATTTGGTGATGGAGTTATGTGAAGGAGGAGAGTTGTTTGACCGGATTGTGGCTAGAGGACATTACACCGAGAGGGCTGCCGCAGGTGTTACAAAGACCATTGTGGAGGTTGTTCAG ATATGCCACGAGCACGGGGTGATGCATCGGGATCTAAAACCTGAGAACTTTTTGTTTGGAAACAAGAAGGAGAATGCCCCTTTGAAggcaattgattttggattgtCAGTGTTTTTCAAACCTG GTGAAAAATTTACGGAGATAGTTGGAAGTCCATACTACATGGCTCCTGAAGTGCTCAAGAGGAATTATGGCCAAGAAGTAGATGTCTGGAGTGCTGGTGTAATACTTTACATCTTACTTTGTGGTGTTCCACCCTTCTGGGCAG AAACTGAACAGGGAGTTGCACAAGCAATTATTAGGTCAGTTATTGACTTTAAGAGGGATCCTTGGCCCAAAGTTTCTGATAATGCCAAagaccttgtgagaaagatgctTGATCCTGACCCGAAGTGCCGGCTTACAGCACAACAAGTGCTAG ATCACCCTTGGTTGCAAAATGCAAAGAAGGCTCCTAATGTTTCTTTAGGTGAAACAGTACGATCAAAGCTCAAGCAATTCTCTATTATGAACAAACTCAAGAAAAGAGCTATGAGG GTAATAGCTGAGCATTTGTCAGTGGAGGAAGCTGCTGGCATAAAGGAGGGATTCCAACTGATGGATACTGGCAACAAAGGCAAGATTAACATTGATGAGCTAAGAGTTGGATTACAAAAACTTGGCCACCAGGTCCTTGAGAGTGACCTTCAAATTTTAATGGAAGTG GGTGACATAGATCGAGATGGTTATCTGGACTATGGAGAATTTGTGGCTATTACTGTTCACCTGAAAAAGATGGGGAACGATGAACACCTTCACCAGGCCTTTAAATTCTTCGATCAAAACCAAAGTGGGTACATAGAAATTGATGAGCTAAGAAGTGCCTTGGCTGATGAAGTTGATGGAAGTAATGAAGAAGTGATTAATGCTATTATGAACGATGTGGACACAGACAAG GATGGGAAAATAAGTTACGAGGAGTTTACCACAATGATGAAGGCCGGAACAGATTGGAGGAAAGCATCGAGACAGTACTCGCGCGAGCGGTTCAACAGTCTGAGCCTGAAACTAATGAGGGACGGGTCATTAAAATTGGCCAATGAGGGTAGATAA